In Devosia beringensis, a single window of DNA contains:
- a CDS encoding ATP-binding cassette domain-containing protein has product MGSISLRNAGLVAADTLFSNLNIVLADGDRLGLVAGNGRGKTSLLRAMAGQSELSQGDIVRSRGLRVGYVEQDMPPASMTMTLYDMVLSALPEAERDSDSWRVDVVLDEFETPAALRQRPLSQLSGGWQRIALIARCWVLQPDALLLDEPTNHLDLGKLVQLENWINQAARNIPVVIASHDREFLDATTDRTLFLRPDASPFFALPYSKARLALAELDEAAELARERDLKEVSKLRKQAAKLTNIGINSGSDLLVVKSKYLRERAAKIENAARAVHKERSGEIRLGNSGAQAKVMVAFDAVTVATPAGDKLFVIDKLHVFQGDRLVILGRNGTGKSQFMGLLHRAMSGQEVPGIRVSPQVVPGYVDQAMSMLPDKRSLLDYITGRFDAGDQRSKSLLAAAGFTPEKQERPIGELSFGQRARLGLLALRLQAPNFYLLDEPTNHVDIAGQERLEAEILTHGATCILVSHDRSFVRGLGERFLLIERHRLVEVDSPEPFFAAMAAEQSLAGGLAAGSR; this is encoded by the coding sequence ATGGGTTCGATCAGCCTTCGCAATGCCGGCCTGGTGGCCGCAGACACCCTCTTTTCCAACCTCAATATCGTGCTGGCCGATGGTGACCGGCTGGGCCTCGTCGCCGGCAATGGCCGCGGCAAGACCAGCCTGCTGCGCGCCATGGCCGGACAAAGCGAGCTTAGCCAGGGCGACATCGTGCGCTCGCGCGGGCTGCGGGTGGGCTATGTCGAACAGGACATGCCGCCGGCCAGCATGACGATGACGCTTTACGACATGGTGCTGTCGGCCTTGCCGGAAGCCGAGCGCGACAGCGACAGCTGGCGGGTCGACGTGGTGCTCGACGAGTTCGAGACGCCCGCGGCGCTGCGGCAACGCCCGCTCAGCCAGCTCAGCGGTGGCTGGCAGCGCATTGCGCTCATTGCCCGCTGCTGGGTGCTGCAGCCCGATGCACTGCTGCTGGACGAGCCGACCAACCATCTCGACCTGGGCAAGCTGGTGCAGCTGGAAAACTGGATCAACCAGGCGGCCCGCAACATCCCGGTGGTGATCGCCAGCCATGACCGGGAATTCCTCGACGCCACCACCGACCGGACGCTGTTCCTGCGTCCCGATGCCTCGCCGTTCTTTGCCTTGCCCTATAGCAAGGCCCGCCTGGCGCTGGCCGAGCTGGACGAAGCAGCCGAGCTGGCGCGCGAGCGCGACCTCAAGGAGGTCAGCAAGCTGCGCAAGCAGGCGGCAAAGCTCACCAATATCGGTATCAATTCGGGCAGCGACCTGCTGGTGGTCAAATCGAAATATCTGCGCGAGCGCGCGGCAAAGATCGAGAACGCCGCGCGCGCCGTGCACAAGGAGCGGAGTGGGGAGATCAGGCTGGGCAATAGCGGGGCGCAAGCCAAGGTCATGGTGGCCTTCGACGCGGTGACGGTGGCGACGCCGGCCGGCGACAAGCTGTTCGTCATCGACAAGCTGCATGTGTTCCAGGGCGATCGCCTGGTGATCCTGGGCCGCAACGGCACCGGCAAGTCCCAGTTCATGGGGCTGCTGCACCGGGCGATGAGCGGGCAGGAAGTGCCCGGTATCCGTGTCAGCCCACAGGTTGTGCCGGGCTATGTCGACCAGGCCATGTCCATGCTGCCCGACAAGCGCTCGCTGCTCGACTACATCACCGGCCGGTTCGATGCGGGCGACCAGCGCAGCAAGAGCCTGCTGGCCGCAGCCGGCTTCACCCCGGAAAAACAGGAGCGGCCGATCGGCGAGCTGTCCTTCGGGCAGCGGGCGCGCCTGGGGCTCCTGGCCCTGCGGCTGCAGGCGCCCAATTTCTACCTGCTGGACGAGCCCACCAACCATGTGGACATTGCCGGCCAGGAGCGGCTGGAGGCCGAAATCCTGACGCATGGCGCCACCTGCATACTGGTCTCGCATGATCGCAGCTTCGTGCGTGGCCTGGGCGAGCGCTTCCTGCTGATCGAGCGCCACAGGCTGGTTGAGGTCGACTCTCCTGAGCCGTTCTTTGCCGCGATGGCGGCCGAGCAGAGCCTGGCCGGCGGGCTCGCTGCCGGCAGCAGGTGA
- the glnA gene encoding type I glutamate--ammonia ligase has translation MTTGSDLLKRIKDENIKYLDLRFTDPRGKLQHVTLDCSIVDEDLFEEGTMFDGSSIGGWKAINESDMVLMPDPASSYMDPFFGASTMVVNCDILEPLTYQPYSRDPRTTAKKAEAYLKSSGIGDTVVFGAEPEFFMFDDVRYSNTPFKVGFEVDHPELPSNNDTAYDSGNNGHHIGLKKGYFPVPPLDSAQDIRGEMLAAMADMGVVVEKHHHEVASAQHELGIKFAPMIKAADDVQIYKYVIHQVANAYGKTVTFMPKPIYGDNGSGMHCHQSIWKDGKPLFAGDQYAGLSMDALYYIGGIIKHAKAINAFSNPTTNSYKRLVPGFEAPVLLAYSARNRSASCRIPFGQSPKAKRVEIRFPDPLANPYLAFSAMLMAGLDGIKNKIHPGEPMDKDLYELPAEELKQIPTVCGSLREALESLDKDREFLTAGGVFDNDQIDSYIELKMAEVIKFEHTPHPVEYEMYYSA, from the coding sequence ATGACCACCGGAAGCGACCTCCTCAAGCGCATCAAAGACGAGAACATCAAGTATCTCGACCTGCGCTTTACCGACCCGCGCGGCAAGCTGCAGCACGTCACGCTCGACTGCTCGATCGTCGACGAAGACCTGTTTGAAGAAGGCACCATGTTCGATGGTTCCTCGATCGGTGGCTGGAAGGCCATCAACGAGTCCGACATGGTGCTGATGCCCGATCCGGCCTCGTCCTATATGGACCCCTTCTTCGGCGCCTCCACCATGGTGGTGAACTGCGACATTCTCGAGCCGTTGACCTACCAGCCCTATAGCCGCGATCCCCGCACCACCGCCAAGAAGGCCGAGGCTTACCTCAAGTCCTCCGGTATCGGCGACACGGTCGTGTTCGGCGCCGAGCCCGAATTCTTCATGTTCGACGACGTGCGCTACTCCAACACCCCCTTCAAGGTGGGTTTTGAAGTCGACCATCCCGAACTGCCGTCCAACAACGACACTGCCTATGACTCGGGCAACAATGGTCACCATATCGGCCTCAAGAAGGGCTACTTCCCGGTTCCCCCGCTGGACAGCGCCCAGGACATCCGTGGCGAAATGCTCGCCGCCATGGCCGACATGGGCGTGGTTGTCGAAAAGCACCACCACGAAGTGGCTTCGGCCCAGCATGAACTCGGCATCAAGTTTGCGCCGATGATCAAGGCTGCCGATGACGTGCAGATCTACAAGTATGTCATCCACCAGGTCGCCAATGCCTATGGCAAGACCGTGACCTTCATGCCCAAGCCCATCTATGGCGATAACGGCTCGGGCATGCACTGCCACCAGTCGATCTGGAAGGACGGCAAGCCGCTGTTCGCCGGCGACCAGTATGCCGGCCTGTCGATGGACGCGCTCTACTACATCGGCGGCATCATCAAGCACGCCAAGGCCATCAACGCCTTCTCCAACCCCACCACCAACAGCTACAAGCGCCTGGTGCCCGGCTTTGAAGCCCCCGTGCTGCTGGCCTATTCGGCCCGCAACCGGTCGGCTTCGTGCCGTATCCCCTTCGGCCAGTCGCCCAAGGCCAAGCGCGTCGAGATCCGCTTCCCCGATCCGCTGGCCAACCCGTACCTGGCCTTCTCGGCCATGCTGATGGCCGGCCTCGACGGCATCAAGAACAAGATCCACCCCGGCGAGCCGATGGACAAGGATCTGTACGAACTGCCCGCCGAAGAACTCAAGCAGATCCCGACCGTCTGCGGTTCGCTGCGCGAAGCGCTCGAGAGCCTCGACAAGGATCGCGAATTCCTCACCGCCGGTGGCGTGTTCGACAACGACCAGATCGACTCCTATATCGAGCTCAAGATGGCCGAAGTGATCAAGTTCGAGCACACCCCACACCCCGTGGAGTACGAAATGTACTACTCGGCCTAA
- a CDS encoding YciI family protein: MRYFMSIIPPADLKPEQIPQGLMDATGPWMEQNLASGALVSTGGLKPADEGKRLKGHTGAVAITDGPFAEAKEVVGGYAVFEAPDLQSATALASAFLQLHIDNGLTDIVLELREIAGGANY; this comes from the coding sequence ATGCGCTATTTCATGAGCATTATCCCGCCCGCCGACCTCAAGCCGGAACAGATCCCGCAGGGGCTGATGGACGCCACGGGCCCCTGGATGGAGCAAAATCTGGCAAGTGGCGCCCTGGTCTCGACCGGCGGTCTCAAGCCCGCGGACGAAGGCAAGCGCCTCAAGGGGCACACCGGCGCGGTCGCCATCACCGATGGCCCGTTTGCCGAGGCCAAGGAGGTCGTCGGCGGCTATGCCGTGTTCGAGGCGCCCGATCTTCAATCAGCCACGGCTCTGGCCAGCGCCTTCCTGCAGCTGCATATCGATAACGGCCTCACCGACATCGTGCTGGAACTGCGCGAAATCGCCGGCGGCGCCAACTACTAG
- a CDS encoding P-II family nitrogen regulator, which yields MKKIEAIVKPFKLDEVKEALQEVGLQGITVTEAKGFGRQKGHTELYRGAEYVVDFLPKVKVEVVCPDELAEKAIEAIRNAAQTGRIGDGKIFVYSIEQAIRIRTGEFGDDAL from the coding sequence ATGAAGAAAATCGAGGCTATCGTAAAGCCGTTCAAGCTCGACGAAGTCAAAGAGGCCCTGCAGGAAGTGGGGCTCCAGGGCATTACCGTGACCGAAGCCAAGGGCTTTGGCCGCCAGAAGGGCCATACCGAGCTCTATCGCGGCGCCGAATATGTGGTGGACTTCCTGCCCAAGGTCAAAGTCGAGGTCGTATGCCCCGACGAGCTGGCCGAAAAGGCCATTGAAGCCATCCGCAACGCCGCCCAGACCGGCCGTATCGGCGATGGCAAGATCTTTGTTTATTCGATCGAGCAAGCCATCCGTATCCGTACCGGAGAATTCGGCGACGACGCGCTCTAG
- the tig gene encoding trigger factor, with product MQVTETLNEGLKRKLSVTIPAADLNERLGAKLEELKGQANIKGFRPGKVPMAHIKKMFGRSAMSEVMTDAINSSVSDTLEKREERAAAQPKVDLPDDQAVINEVLDGKADLAFEVEYEILPPVTLMELKGVPLTKPIIEITDDEVTAEVNRVFAQNRGYTDKGDAGVVEQGDRLGLSFVGKIDGKEFDGGRSDHAHLTVGAGEFIPGFEEQLIGFKKGETREIEVTFPADYQSAELAGKKATFEVSVLHVDGPNAGELNDEFAKRLGVDDVAALRDAVKTQMEAALGTMSRQHMKRQVLDALDDGHKFDVPAQLVDAEFASIWQRVEHEVQSHGRSFEDEGTTEEAAREQYRRIAERRVRLGLVVAEIGNKNDVNVTEEEHQQALIAEVRRFQGQEQQVYDYYRQNPQALAGLRAPVFENKVVDFVIEQGKITEQKMGREELAKLIQADEDEVPEEHHH from the coding sequence ATGCAGGTTACCGAAACCCTCAATGAAGGCCTGAAGCGCAAGTTGAGCGTCACCATTCCGGCCGCCGACTTGAACGAGCGTCTGGGCGCCAAGCTCGAAGAGCTCAAGGGCCAGGCCAACATCAAGGGCTTCCGTCCCGGCAAGGTGCCGATGGCGCACATCAAGAAGATGTTCGGCCGTTCGGCGATGAGCGAAGTGATGACCGACGCGATCAATTCGTCGGTCTCAGACACGCTCGAGAAGCGCGAAGAGCGCGCTGCCGCCCAGCCCAAGGTCGATCTGCCCGACGATCAGGCCGTGATCAACGAAGTGCTCGACGGCAAGGCCGACCTGGCTTTTGAAGTCGAATACGAGATTCTGCCGCCCGTCACGCTGATGGAGCTCAAGGGCGTGCCGCTGACCAAGCCGATCATCGAGATCACCGATGACGAGGTGACCGCCGAGGTCAACCGCGTGTTCGCGCAGAACCGCGGCTATACCGACAAGGGCGATGCCGGCGTCGTTGAACAAGGCGATCGTCTGGGCCTGAGCTTTGTCGGCAAGATCGACGGCAAGGAATTTGACGGCGGCCGTTCCGACCATGCGCACCTGACCGTTGGCGCCGGCGAGTTCATTCCCGGTTTCGAAGAGCAGCTGATCGGCTTCAAGAAGGGCGAGACCCGCGAGATCGAGGTTACCTTCCCGGCCGACTACCAGAGCGCCGAACTGGCCGGCAAGAAGGCGACCTTTGAGGTCTCCGTGCTGCATGTCGATGGCCCCAATGCCGGCGAGCTGAACGACGAGTTCGCCAAGCGCCTGGGCGTCGATGACGTCGCAGCGCTGCGCGATGCGGTCAAGACGCAGATGGAAGCCGCGCTCGGCACCATGAGCCGCCAGCACATGAAGCGCCAGGTGCTCGATGCGCTTGACGATGGCCACAAGTTCGACGTGCCGGCCCAGCTGGTCGATGCCGAATTTGCCAGCATCTGGCAGCGCGTGGAGCACGAAGTGCAGAGCCACGGCCGCTCGTTTGAAGACGAAGGCACCACCGAGGAAGCAGCGCGCGAGCAGTATCGCCGCATTGCCGAGCGCCGCGTGCGCCTGGGCCTGGTGGTTGCCGAGATCGGCAACAAGAACGACGTCAACGTCACCGAGGAAGAGCACCAGCAGGCACTGATCGCCGAAGTGCGCCGCTTCCAGGGCCAGGAACAGCAGGTTTATGACTATTACCGTCAGAACCCGCAGGCACTGGCCGGTCTGCGCGCCCCCGTCTTCGAGAACAAGGTCGTCGACTTTGTCATCGAGCAGGGCAAGATCACCGAGCAGAAGATGGGCCGCGAAGAGCTGGCCAAGCTGATCCAGGCCGACGAGGACGAGGTCCCCGAAGAGCACCACCACTAA
- a CDS encoding DEAD/DEAH box helicase, whose amino-acid sequence MTDDFSELGLSTKVTDAVTAAGYTKPTEIQAQAIPHVLQKKDIIGIAQTGTGKTASFVLPMLTLLENGRARARMPRTLILEPTRELAAQVSENFEKYGKNHRISMALIIGGVSFEEQNKKLDRGVDVLIATPGRLLDQIERGKIMLNGVEILVIDEADRMLDMGFIDDIEKICGRLPPRRQTMLFSATMSKEIERLTKKFLNDPVHIQSSRQSSTAETIDQKLVRVGSKPEDKRDMLRERINAATGLTNAIIFCNRKRDVATLARSLERHGFSVGGLHGDMDQKSRTETLDAFKNNRLTLLVASDVAARGLDIPAVSHVFNFDVPVHAEDYVHRIGRTGRAGRSGVAYTLVAPGDTKHLDAIIKLIQKPIDYLEDTGRRPVPAATAAAAPDADAEDRPARPARTRRGGPRTRPQAEGAAPAAAVAQPAAAAPDAVTPAAEQPAEAAAPREATPRRQPRTRPVAKPEAEIEAKGEETPRSEPKPRGEQRPRGEQRPAAESRPEQADARPARTRNRRPAETREAENENDSGSPFGNDGPVPAFLLRSARIDP is encoded by the coding sequence TTGACTGACGATTTTTCCGAGCTCGGCCTGTCCACCAAAGTAACCGACGCAGTAACCGCTGCGGGCTACACCAAGCCGACCGAAATCCAGGCTCAGGCTATTCCCCATGTCCTGCAGAAAAAGGACATTATCGGCATTGCCCAGACCGGCACCGGCAAGACGGCCAGCTTCGTGCTGCCCATGCTGACGCTGCTGGAAAACGGCCGCGCCCGTGCCCGCATGCCGCGCACCCTGATCCTCGAACCGACGCGCGAACTCGCGGCGCAGGTTTCCGAGAATTTCGAGAAATACGGCAAGAACCACCGCATCTCGATGGCGCTGATCATCGGCGGCGTGTCGTTTGAAGAGCAGAACAAGAAGCTCGATCGCGGCGTGGACGTGCTGATCGCCACTCCGGGCCGCCTGCTCGATCAGATCGAGCGCGGCAAGATCATGCTCAATGGCGTCGAGATCCTGGTGATCGACGAAGCCGACCGCATGCTCGACATGGGCTTTATCGACGACATCGAAAAGATCTGCGGCCGCCTGCCGCCGCGGCGCCAGACCATGCTGTTCTCGGCCACCATGTCCAAGGAAATCGAGCGGCTCACCAAGAAGTTCCTCAACGATCCGGTGCATATCCAGTCGTCGCGCCAGAGCTCGACCGCCGAAACCATTGACCAGAAGCTGGTCCGCGTCGGCTCCAAGCCGGAAGACAAGCGCGACATGCTGCGCGAGCGCATCAATGCCGCCACCGGCCTGACCAATGCCATCATCTTCTGCAACCGCAAGCGCGACGTGGCGACCCTTGCCCGCTCGCTTGAGCGACACGGCTTCAGCGTCGGTGGCCTCCATGGCGACATGGACCAGAAGAGCCGCACCGAAACGCTCGATGCCTTCAAGAACAACCGCCTGACCCTGCTGGTGGCCAGCGACGTCGCGGCCCGCGGCCTCGACATCCCGGCAGTGAGCCATGTGTTCAACTTCGACGTGCCCGTGCACGCCGAGGACTATGTGCACCGCATCGGCCGCACCGGCCGCGCCGGCCGCTCGGGCGTTGCCTATACGCTGGTGGCGCCTGGTGACACCAAGCATCTCGACGCCATCATCAAGCTGATCCAGAAGCCCATCGACTATCTGGAAGATACCGGCCGGCGGCCAGTTCCTGCTGCCACTGCTGCCGCGGCACCAGATGCCGACGCCGAGGATCGCCCGGCCCGGCCCGCCCGCACACGTCGCGGCGGCCCGCGCACAAGACCACAGGCGGAAGGCGCTGCGCCCGCCGCTGCCGTCGCCCAGCCTGCCGCTGCGGCGCCAGATGCTGTAACGCCTGCCGCTGAGCAGCCTGCCGAAGCGGCAGCACCGCGCGAGGCCACGCCACGCCGCCAGCCCCGGACGCGCCCTGTAGCCAAGCCGGAGGCCGAGATCGAGGCCAAGGGGGAGGAAACCCCGCGCAGTGAGCCAAAGCCACGCGGCGAGCAGCGCCCACGCGGTGAACAGCGGCCAGCCGCTGAGTCGAGGCCCGAACAGGCCGATGCCCGCCCGGCACGGACCCGCAACCGCCGTCCTGCCGAAACGCGCGAGGCGGAAAACGAGAACGATAGCGGCTCGCCCTTCGGCAATGACGGTCCGGTACCGGCATTCCTCCTGCGTTCGGCACGTATTGACCCTTAA
- a CDS encoding PilZ domain-containing protein produces the protein MSLSAESGLAPPRSDYDLHDVRFIGAVGGRYALVERKQSGAKKAPVYACRLCSVSTRNAVVVGPVVGKQGEGVTAHFDAFGILRGQISRQLPSGFVMDLSLSSEARDKLGRKISWHKKRVYEQVEDRREFKRVQLRDPRTIITLADGTQVPCFVIDVSQSGIALSAQTQPPIGTPLAVGKLVGRVVRYLDIGFAVKFLALQDLETIEALIVPAKLTPITAEDGETG, from the coding sequence ATGTCGCTAAGCGCCGAAAGTGGTCTTGCACCACCAAGGTCCGACTATGATTTGCACGATGTGCGCTTCATTGGCGCGGTGGGCGGTCGTTATGCCCTGGTTGAACGCAAGCAAAGCGGGGCCAAAAAGGCGCCGGTTTATGCCTGCCGGCTGTGTTCGGTATCGACCCGCAATGCCGTGGTGGTCGGCCCGGTCGTGGGCAAGCAGGGCGAGGGGGTTACCGCCCATTTCGACGCCTTCGGCATCCTGCGCGGCCAGATCAGCCGGCAATTGCCGAGCGGCTTCGTGATGGACCTGTCGCTGAGCTCGGAGGCGCGCGACAAGCTGGGTCGCAAGATCTCCTGGCACAAGAAGCGCGTCTACGAGCAGGTGGAAGATCGGCGCGAATTCAAGCGCGTGCAGCTGCGCGATCCGCGCACCATCATCACCCTGGCCGACGGGACGCAGGTGCCGTGCTTTGTCATCGACGTCTCGCAATCGGGCATTGCCCTTTCCGCGCAGACCCAGCCGCCCATCGGGACGCCCCTTGCCGTCGGCAAGCTGGTGGGGCGTGTGGTCCGCTATCTCGATATCGGCTTTGCCGTCAAATTCCTGGCGCTGCAGGACCTCGAAACCATCGAAGCCCTGATCGTGCCGGCCAAGCTGACCCCGATCACCGCCGAGGATGGCGAGACGGGCTGA
- a CDS encoding VOC family protein, translating into MALKRMDNVGIVVEDLDTAIAFFRELGLALEGRATIEGEWAGRVTGLGNQHVEIAMMQTPDGHSRLELSRFLAPAVVADHRQAPVNALGYLRVMFTVDDLDDTLERLFPLGAQLVGEVVQYQDTYRLCYIRGPEGLLLGLAQELG; encoded by the coding sequence ATGGCGCTCAAGCGGATGGACAATGTCGGCATCGTCGTCGAGGACCTGGACACGGCCATCGCATTCTTTCGCGAACTCGGCCTTGCGCTCGAAGGGCGCGCCACGATCGAAGGCGAGTGGGCGGGACGTGTCACCGGACTGGGCAATCAGCATGTCGAGATTGCCATGATGCAGACGCCGGACGGCCATAGCCGGCTCGAGCTGTCCCGCTTCCTTGCACCCGCGGTCGTCGCCGATCACCGGCAAGCCCCGGTCAATGCCCTTGGCTATCTCCGCGTCATGTTCACCGTGGACGACCTCGACGACACGCTCGAAAGGCTTTTTCCGCTTGGTGCGCAACTGGTTGGCGAAGTGGTCCAGTATCAGGACACCTACAGGCTCTGCTATATCCGCGGCCCGGAAGGTCTGCTGCTCGGACTAGCCCAGGAACTGGGTTGA
- the parE gene encoding DNA topoisomerase IV subunit B produces MSQAEDLFGADEPTASPTPAAKPAPKNTGVTPTAGSYSAADIEVLEGLEPVRRRPGMYIGGTDSNALHHLFAEVIDNSMDEAIAGHATRIEVHLGADGYITVVDNGRGIPVENHPKYPGRSTLEIVHTVLHAGGKFDSKAYETSGGLHGVGISVVNALSDDMVVEVAREQQLYRLQFSRGKPVGEIQPMGRVNNRRGTTTRFHPDPQIFGETAHFSAARLFRMTRAKAYLFAGVELRWSCDESLVTEDAPAKAVFHYPDGLKDFMTARIEGETRIVDDLFAGSHGKPGTQGAVEWAIAWTLGDGGVSSYCNTVPTPDGGTHEAGLRSALLRGLKNYAELTKNKAAAALTAEDIFAHCNAMLSVFVREPEFVGQTKDKLASGEATRIVDTALRDAFDHWLAASPNQAGKLLDWAVERAEERLRRRKEKEIDRASATRKLRLPGKLADCTQTAAQGAELFIVEGDSAGGSAKQARSRASQAVLPLRGKILNVAGASREKMAASQLISDMIQALGCGTRDRYREEDLRYDKIIIMTDADVDGAHIAALLMTFFFQEMPKLIDGGHLFLALPPLYRISQGGKTLYARDDAHREELMASEFTGKGKVDTTRFKGLGEMPFAHLRETTMSPKSRTLLQVKVRDDLDATRISVDRLMGTKPEARFDFIQENAAFVTDLDI; encoded by the coding sequence ATGTCGCAAGCAGAAGACCTTTTCGGTGCAGATGAGCCCACCGCCAGCCCGACCCCGGCCGCCAAGCCAGCGCCCAAGAACACAGGCGTAACCCCCACCGCGGGTTCCTATTCGGCTGCCGATATCGAGGTCCTCGAAGGGCTTGAGCCGGTCCGGCGGCGCCCGGGCATGTATATCGGCGGCACCGATTCCAATGCCCTGCATCACCTGTTTGCCGAAGTCATCGACAACTCCATGGACGAGGCCATTGCCGGCCACGCCACGCGCATCGAGGTGCATCTGGGCGCCGACGGCTATATCACCGTGGTCGACAATGGCCGCGGCATTCCCGTCGAGAACCATCCCAAATATCCCGGCCGCTCGACGCTCGAGATCGTCCACACGGTCCTGCATGCCGGCGGCAAGTTCGACTCCAAGGCCTATGAAACCTCGGGCGGCCTGCACGGCGTCGGTATCTCGGTGGTCAATGCGCTCTCCGACGACATGGTCGTCGAGGTCGCCCGCGAACAGCAGCTCTACCGCCTGCAGTTTTCCCGCGGCAAGCCGGTCGGCGAGATCCAGCCCATGGGCCGGGTCAACAACCGCCGCGGCACCACCACGCGCTTCCATCCCGATCCGCAGATCTTTGGCGAGACGGCGCATTTCTCCGCTGCCCGCCTGTTCCGCATGACCCGCGCCAAGGCCTATCTGTTTGCCGGCGTCGAGCTGCGCTGGAGCTGTGACGAATCCCTTGTCACCGAGGACGCCCCCGCCAAGGCAGTGTTCCACTATCCGGACGGGCTCAAGGACTTCATGACCGCCCGCATCGAGGGCGAAACCCGCATCGTCGACGACCTCTTCGCCGGCAGCCATGGCAAGCCGGGCACCCAGGGCGCCGTCGAATGGGCCATTGCCTGGACCCTGGGCGATGGCGGCGTGTCATCCTACTGCAATACCGTGCCCACCCCCGATGGCGGCACCCATGAGGCCGGCCTGCGCTCGGCGCTGCTGCGCGGCCTCAAGAACTATGCCGAGCTGACCAAGAACAAGGCCGCTGCGGCGCTGACGGCGGAAGACATTTTCGCCCATTGCAATGCCATGCTGTCGGTCTTCGTGCGCGAGCCCGAATTTGTCGGCCAGACCAAGGACAAGCTGGCCTCGGGCGAAGCCACCCGCATCGTCGACACCGCCCTGCGCGACGCGTTCGATCACTGGCTGGCCGCCTCGCCCAACCAGGCCGGCAAGCTGCTCGACTGGGCGGTGGAACGCGCCGAAGAGCGCCTGCGCCGCCGCAAGGAAAAGGAAATCGATCGCGCCAGCGCCACGCGCAAGCTGCGCCTGCCCGGCAAGCTGGCCGACTGTACCCAGACCGCCGCCCAGGGCGCGGAGCTCTTCATCGTCGAAGGCGACTCGGCCGGTGGCAGCGCCAAGCAGGCACGCAGCCGCGCCAGCCAGGCCGTGCTGCCGCTGCGCGGCAAGATCCTCAACGTCGCCGGCGCCAGCCGCGAAAAGATGGCGGCCAGCCAGCTGATCTCCGACATGATCCAGGCGCTCGGCTGCGGCACCCGCGACCGCTATCGCGAGGAAGACCTGCGCTACGACAAGATCATCATCATGACCGATGCCGATGTCGACGGCGCCCATATCGCGGCCCTGCTGATGACCTTCTTCTTCCAGGAAATGCCCAAGCTGATAGATGGCGGCCATCTGTTCCTGGCCCTGCCCCCGCTCTACCGCATCAGCCAGGGCGGCAAGACGCTCTATGCCCGCGACGACGCCCATCGCGAGGAATTGATGGCCAGCGAATTCACCGGCAAGGGCAAGGTCGATACTACCCGCTTCAAGGGCCTGGGCGAAATGCCCTTCGCGCATCTGCGCGAAACCACCATGTCGCCCAAGAGCCGCACCCTGCTCCAGGTCAAGGTGCGCGATGATCTGGATGCCACCCGTATCAGCGTCGATCGGCTGATGGGCACCAAGCCGGAAGCCCGTTTTGACTTCATCCAGGAGAATGCTGCCTTCGTCACCGACCTCGATATCTAG